From Rhodovastum atsumiense, a single genomic window includes:
- a CDS encoding ATP-binding cassette domain-containing protein translates to MTGAATMTVDTDFLRRHGLPVPAAACSLQDYWQSLPWEVRDGGGWTLAALQEQLRAFLAARPAGGGITLECLEVTQGCDKDGQPEAVPLCLRPGEVVAIVGPTGSGKSRLLADIECLAQGDTPSRRVVRVNGATPAPRMRVSAEARLVAQISQNMNFVLDLHVEDFLSLHAESCGVADPRAAARTVLDAAIAMAGEPFTAATPLTQLSGGQSRALMIADAALLSAKPVVLIDEIENAGVDRRQALRLFTSRGKIVLLSTHDPLLALSGARRVIIRNGGIAAVVATSPEEQALQAELQAHDHRLARLRDAVRRGETLLPAWQQT, encoded by the coding sequence ATGACCGGCGCCGCGACCATGACGGTGGACACGGACTTCCTGCGCCGGCACGGCCTGCCCGTGCCGGCGGCCGCGTGTTCGCTGCAGGACTACTGGCAATCGCTCCCCTGGGAGGTCAGGGACGGAGGCGGCTGGACCCTGGCGGCCCTGCAGGAGCAGTTGCGCGCCTTCCTGGCCGCGCGCCCTGCCGGCGGCGGCATCACGCTGGAATGCCTGGAGGTGACGCAAGGCTGCGACAAGGACGGACAGCCGGAAGCGGTCCCGCTCTGCCTGCGGCCGGGCGAGGTGGTGGCCATCGTCGGCCCGACCGGCTCGGGCAAAAGCCGTCTGCTGGCCGACATCGAATGCCTCGCCCAGGGCGACACGCCGAGTCGCCGGGTGGTGCGGGTCAACGGCGCGACCCCTGCCCCGCGCATGCGCGTCTCGGCCGAGGCGCGGCTGGTGGCGCAGATCTCCCAGAACATGAATTTCGTGCTGGACCTGCACGTCGAGGACTTCCTGTCCCTGCACGCCGAAAGCTGTGGCGTCGCTGATCCACGGGCGGCGGCGCGGACCGTGCTGGACGCCGCCATCGCCATGGCCGGCGAGCCGTTCACCGCCGCCACGCCGCTGACGCAGCTGAGCGGCGGCCAGTCCCGCGCGCTGATGATCGCCGATGCCGCCCTGCTGAGCGCGAAGCCGGTGGTGCTGATCGACGAGATCGAGAATGCCGGGGTGGATCGCCGGCAGGCGCTGCGCCTGTTCACCAGCCGGGGCAAGATCGTGCTGCTGTCGACCCATGATCCGCTGCTGGCGCTGTCGGGCGCGCGGCGCGTGATCATCCGCAACGGCGGCATCGCCGCGGTGGTCGCGACCTCGCCCGAAGAGCAGGCGCTGCAGGCCGAGTTGCAGGCGCATGACCACCGCCTCGCGAGGCTGCGTGATGCGGTGCGACGCGGCGAGACGCTGCTGCCCGCCTGGCAGCAAACCTGA
- a CDS encoding GTP-binding protein → MKLVTVAGPPSSGKTSVILRALRHLRAAGLRTGVVKFDCLTSLDAAAYEAEGIPVLTGISGNTCPDHYFVTNVEACAAWGARQGLDLLVSETAGLCNRCAPHLRGFLAMCVLDNLSGIDTPRKVGPMLRTADLVVVTKGDIVSQAERDVFAFRIRQVNARAEILFANGITGQGCREVAMLWRDAPEEAALTGGRLRFSVPAAVCSYCFGQTRIGAEFQHGVIRRMRIEEQEP, encoded by the coding sequence ATGAAGCTGGTGACGGTCGCCGGCCCGCCTTCGTCGGGCAAGACCTCGGTCATCCTGCGGGCGCTGCGGCATCTGCGCGCGGCGGGGCTGCGGACCGGGGTGGTGAAGTTCGATTGCCTGACCAGCCTGGATGCGGCGGCCTATGAGGCCGAGGGCATCCCGGTGCTGACCGGGATTTCCGGCAACACCTGCCCGGACCATTATTTTGTCACCAATGTCGAGGCCTGCGCCGCCTGGGGCGCGCGCCAGGGACTCGACCTGCTGGTGAGCGAGACGGCGGGATTGTGCAACCGCTGCGCGCCGCATCTGCGCGGCTTCCTGGCGATGTGCGTGCTGGACAACCTCTCGGGCATCGACACCCCGCGCAAGGTCGGGCCGATGCTGCGCACCGCCGACCTGGTGGTGGTGACGAAGGGCGACATCGTCAGCCAGGCCGAGCGCGACGTCTTCGCCTTCCGCATCCGCCAGGTGAACGCGCGCGCCGAGATCCTGTTCGCCAACGGCATCACCGGCCAGGGATGCCGGGAAGTCGCCATGCTGTGGCGGGACGCGCCGGAGGAAGCGGCGCTGACCGGCGGGCGCCTGCGTTTCTCCGTGCCCGCCGCGGTCTGTTCCTACTGCTTCGGCCAGACCCGCATCGGCGCGGAGTTCCAGCACGGCGTGATCCGCCGGATGCGCATCGAGGAGCAGGAACCATGA
- a CDS encoding ABC transporter substrate-binding protein, producing the protein MSGDEPAFPEEEGGPRRRLDYFGHVFPPLRRMVRQHLHEGFERERRRSGLTAAWYVPASLDSPDCAWVHETEDADWLPGLLSDAGLGRFTRPGFTTRWQQAGLYQPRPQPALRPDLAAAGLADPLGVCEVYGAGPWVILADRARLRGRPVPQGWEDLLSPQYRGDIVANGSDGRLAGVLLFNLFVDFGLDGLQALGANMWGFRGGAQMARNLGSGDPEGAALAILPYFWALNNIHRDRVALVWPREGAYAVPLLLLRRHDAPPAARLAHALLTGRDWAGRMESAGCASNRDDSGGAPLPGPLRWLGWSHARGLDFPGLHPLCDAALARGALGMDLKR; encoded by the coding sequence ATGAGCGGCGACGAACCGGCCTTCCCGGAGGAGGAAGGCGGGCCGCGGCGGCGCCTGGACTATTTCGGCCATGTGTTCCCGCCGCTGCGCCGGATGGTGCGCCAGCATTTGCATGAAGGCTTCGAACGGGAGCGGCGCCGCAGCGGCCTGACCGCCGCCTGGTACGTGCCGGCCAGCCTGGACAGCCCGGACTGCGCCTGGGTGCACGAGACCGAGGATGCGGACTGGTTGCCCGGCCTGCTCTCCGATGCCGGGCTCGGCCGCTTCACGCGGCCCGGCTTCACCACGCGCTGGCAGCAGGCCGGGCTCTACCAGCCGCGACCGCAGCCGGCGCTGCGTCCCGATCTCGCCGCGGCGGGGCTCGCCGATCCGCTCGGGGTTTGCGAGGTGTACGGCGCCGGTCCCTGGGTAATCCTGGCCGACCGCGCCCGTCTGCGCGGGCGCCCGGTGCCGCAAGGCTGGGAGGACCTGCTCTCGCCGCAGTACCGCGGCGACATCGTTGCCAACGGCAGCGACGGGCGGCTCGCGGGCGTGCTGCTGTTCAACCTGTTCGTCGATTTCGGCCTGGACGGGCTGCAGGCGCTGGGCGCGAACATGTGGGGATTCCGCGGCGGTGCGCAGATGGCGCGCAACCTGGGTTCCGGCGATCCGGAGGGCGCCGCGCTGGCGATCCTTCCGTATTTCTGGGCGCTCAACAACATCCATCGCGACCGCGTGGCCCTGGTCTGGCCGCGCGAGGGGGCCTACGCGGTGCCGTTGCTGCTGCTGCGCCGGCACGACGCCCCGCCGGCGGCGCGGCTTGCGCATGCGTTGCTGACCGGCCGGGACTGGGCCGGCCGGATGGAAAGCGCGGGCTGCGCCAGCAACCGTGACGACAGCGGCGGCGCCCCCCTGCCCGGCCCCTTGCGCTGGCTGGGCTGGTCGCACGCCCGCGGCCTCGATTTTCCCGGATTGCACCCGCTCTGCGACGCCGCGCTGGCGCGGGGCGCCCTTGGCATGGATCTGAAACGATGA
- a CDS encoding ABC transporter substrate-binding protein, whose amino-acid sequence MMILRRIARATLFAAALLLAASPARAREVVDMSGRTITLPADIHRVYGAFSSAVAIMAAIAPDLLAGSYFDTTPDLARFLPPGFAALPRLSVSGIQTTNPEQLMAAGIDLGVVLDGTGLSEQVRATMARLGRPAVAVAAERLEQYPATFRFLGAVLQRPERGEALARYLEETGARVAAALRDLPDGQRPRVYYAESPDGLQSQCDGSARAEVIGLAGGRNVLHCAAANSFAATATMTAETVLLLDPDVILVRFPRTATMFLTEPRWQTLAAVRSRRVLVVPSLPFNWMDRPPSYMRIMGVQWLAGRLHPDRYRIDLPAETRAFFRLFFGVALTDADLHLLFAGTAAP is encoded by the coding sequence ATGATGATCCTGCGCCGGATCGCCCGCGCCACCCTGTTCGCGGCCGCGCTGCTGCTGGCCGCGTCCCCCGCCCGGGCGCGCGAGGTGGTGGACATGAGCGGACGGACGATCACGCTGCCGGCCGACATCCACCGCGTGTACGGGGCGTTCTCCTCCGCCGTGGCGATCATGGCGGCGATCGCCCCCGACCTGCTGGCGGGCAGCTATTTCGACACCACGCCGGACCTCGCCCGCTTCCTGCCGCCCGGCTTCGCCGCGCTGCCGCGGCTGTCGGTCAGCGGCATCCAGACCACGAACCCTGAACAGTTGATGGCGGCCGGCATCGACCTCGGCGTGGTGCTGGACGGCACCGGGCTGTCGGAGCAGGTGCGCGCCACCATGGCCCGGCTCGGCAGGCCGGCGGTGGCGGTGGCGGCCGAGCGGCTGGAGCAGTACCCGGCGACCTTCCGCTTCCTCGGCGCGGTGCTGCAAAGGCCAGAACGCGGCGAGGCACTGGCACGCTATCTGGAAGAAACCGGCGCCCGCGTCGCCGCCGCGCTGCGCGACCTGCCGGACGGGCAGCGGCCGCGTGTCTACTACGCCGAATCCCCCGACGGGCTGCAGAGCCAGTGCGACGGCTCCGCCCGGGCCGAGGTGATCGGGCTGGCCGGCGGGCGCAACGTGCTGCACTGCGCGGCCGCCAACAGCTTCGCCGCCACCGCCACGATGACCGCGGAGACGGTGCTGCTGCTGGACCCGGACGTCATCCTGGTGCGCTTCCCCCGCACCGCCACGATGTTCCTGACGGAACCACGCTGGCAGACGCTCGCGGCGGTGCGCAGCCGGCGCGTGCTGGTGGTGCCGTCGCTGCCGTTCAACTGGATGGACCGGCCGCCCTCCTACATGCGGATCATGGGGGTGCAATGGCTGGCGGGCCGGTTGCACCCGGATCGGTACAGGATCGATCTGCCAGCGGAAACGCGGGCGTTCTTCCGTCTGTTCTTCGGCGTCGCCCTGACCGATGCCGACCTGCACCTGCTGTTCGCCGGCACCGCCGCGCCATGA
- a CDS encoding TonB-dependent receptor has translation MMAVSSFSTRITSPGAALAAWLLGSGSALAQGADAPGQETWVDPVVVSAPPREASGGAGDGYRRARVDLGPLGNRPKLETPYSIQDISSPMMEAVGARTLSEAIRYFPSAQIEARGGLDVGRPQSRGFQGDIVQNTRMDGLNVFGVTAYPMEQLEAVELLQGLSGALYGPAAPAGTFNYILKRPTEEPLRKLSLGFDSAGIGTVHTDVGGQVARFGYRLNGLIADGTGYVGGSHLRREMVSGNFDLHVSDATTLELNASHYLQIANGYPGSFSYSQTTPLPAALDPTKVGYGQSFAGQQLETNIVSTRLRHSFSDDWSVTGGGLHQEATRILYGVTNTLASNARTYTSSISTNMSGTTTVDSMLLYLNGRVRGLGLTHDLMLGSNGFQQTQFTPRYTRSYTLGSASLYAPTVFNPPAWLDVGPKYRSGQNRQFSLIAGDTITFTERWSVLAAFSQDWLQGASWDTSGTKTSGYHQNGISPTASLMFRPLPDMMLYFTYADSLQKGDTAPTSGVANAGEILPPYRSEQFELGWKARMAAVDLAAALFRMTRPFAYTGSDNVFREQGTQVNYGLELSAKGNPVEDLTVFGGVTLLDPELTDTVSPATSGKLVVGVPRIQANLYTEYRVPALPGLALEMNLHHTGRRAANDTNTTWADAYTTLDLGARYATDLWGRDVTWRLGVKNLFDERYWVSVFPSSINGTNAGNASAFLGAPRTVWAALQVRF, from the coding sequence ATGATGGCCGTTTCTTCATTCTCAACTCGGATCACATCCCCTGGTGCGGCGCTGGCTGCCTGGCTGCTGGGCAGTGGCAGCGCTCTGGCCCAGGGCGCCGACGCGCCGGGCCAAGAAACCTGGGTGGATCCGGTCGTGGTCTCGGCGCCGCCGCGGGAAGCGAGCGGCGGCGCCGGGGACGGCTATCGCCGGGCCCGCGTCGATCTCGGCCCGCTGGGCAACCGGCCGAAACTGGAAACGCCTTATTCGATCCAGGACATCTCCAGCCCGATGATGGAAGCGGTGGGCGCACGCACGCTCAGCGAGGCCATCCGCTATTTCCCCTCCGCCCAGATCGAGGCACGCGGCGGGCTGGATGTCGGACGGCCGCAGAGCCGTGGCTTCCAGGGCGACATCGTCCAGAACACCCGCATGGACGGGCTGAACGTGTTCGGCGTCACCGCCTATCCGATGGAACAACTGGAGGCAGTGGAACTGCTGCAGGGGCTGTCGGGGGCGCTCTATGGGCCGGCCGCCCCGGCCGGCACCTTCAACTACATCCTCAAGCGGCCAACCGAGGAGCCGTTGCGCAAGCTGTCCCTGGGCTTCGACAGCGCCGGCATCGGCACCGTGCACACCGATGTCGGCGGGCAGGTCGCCCGGTTCGGCTACCGCCTGAACGGCCTGATCGCCGATGGCACCGGCTATGTCGGCGGCAGTCACCTTCGCCGCGAGATGGTCAGCGGCAATTTCGACCTGCACGTCTCCGATGCCACCACGCTGGAGCTGAACGCCAGCCATTACCTGCAGATCGCCAACGGCTATCCCGGATCGTTCTCCTACAGCCAGACCACGCCCCTGCCCGCCGCACTCGATCCTACGAAGGTCGGCTATGGCCAGAGCTTCGCCGGCCAGCAGCTGGAGACCAACATCGTCAGCACCCGCCTGCGCCACAGCTTCTCCGACGACTGGTCGGTGACCGGGGGGGGGCTGCACCAGGAAGCGACCCGCATCCTGTATGGCGTCACCAACACGCTCGCGAGCAACGCCAGGACCTACACATCTTCCATCAGCACCAACATGTCCGGCACCACCACGGTGGACAGCATGCTGCTCTACCTGAACGGGCGGGTGCGCGGGCTCGGGCTCACGCATGACCTGATGCTGGGCAGCAACGGCTTCCAGCAGACCCAGTTCACGCCACGCTATACCCGCAGCTACACCCTGGGCAGCGCCAGCCTGTACGCCCCCACCGTGTTCAACCCGCCGGCCTGGCTGGATGTGGGACCGAAATACCGCTCCGGCCAGAACCGCCAGTTCAGCCTGATCGCCGGCGACACCATCACCTTCACCGAGCGCTGGTCGGTGCTGGCCGCGTTCAGCCAGGACTGGCTGCAAGGGGCGAGCTGGGACACCAGCGGAACGAAGACCTCGGGCTATCACCAGAACGGAATCAGCCCCACCGCCAGCCTGATGTTCCGGCCGCTGCCGGACATGATGCTGTACTTCACCTATGCCGACAGCCTGCAGAAAGGCGACACCGCGCCCACCTCCGGCGTCGCCAATGCCGGCGAGATCCTGCCGCCCTATCGCAGCGAGCAGTTCGAACTGGGCTGGAAGGCCCGCATGGCCGCGGTGGACCTGGCGGCGGCGTTGTTCCGCATGACCCGCCCCTTCGCCTATACCGGCAGCGACAACGTGTTCCGCGAACAGGGCACCCAGGTCAATTACGGGCTGGAGCTTTCGGCCAAGGGCAACCCGGTCGAGGACCTGACGGTGTTCGGCGGCGTCACCCTGCTCGACCCGGAACTGACCGACACCGTGAGCCCCGCGACCAGCGGCAAGCTGGTGGTCGGCGTGCCGCGCATCCAGGCCAATCTCTACACCGAATACCGGGTGCCGGCGCTGCCGGGGCTCGCGCTGGAGATGAACCTCCACCACACCGGCCGGCGCGCCGCCAACGACACCAACACCACCTGGGCGGACGCCTACACCACGCTCGATCTCGGCGCCCGCTACGCGACCGATCTCTGGGGCCGGGACGTGACCTGGCGACTCGGGGTGAAGAACCTGTTCGACGAGCGCTACTGGGTGTCGGTGTTCCCGAGCAGCATCAACGGCACCAATGCCGGCAATGCCAGTGCCTTCCTCGGCGCGCCGCGCACCGTCTGGGCGGCGCTGCAGGTCCGGTTCTGA
- the rfaE1 gene encoding D-glycero-beta-D-manno-heptose-7-phosphate kinase, translating to MRLDFAACRIAVVGDVMLDVHIDGHATRISPEAPVAVMRPASERRAAGGAANVAANLAALGGCVRLVGIVGADAEAHMVCDLLAGLGVVDTSGLVTDPSRPTITKTRVASGHHQFVRIDREDNRPLDTAPREALIAAVQAAARWAQVMVISDYGKGVCADAVLHAAIAAARAAGCPVLVDPKRRDVAVYAGADLITPNRRELTEATGLPCDTDAEAERAAAAMIAITNAAVLLTRSELGMSYFAPGTPPIHLPTAAREVFDVSGAGDTVVATLALGIAAGLPMAEAMRLANETAGIVVGKIGTAVVTRAELQAALDRAAHPRRMPPPGVVALADAIRQREAWRRQGLVVGFTNGCFDLLHPGHISLLEQAAAACDRLIVALNSDASVHRLKGPSRPLQTEAARARVIGALRPVDLVLLFEQDTPLAVIEALQPDVLVKGADYTIDTVVGADVVQAAGGRVILATLEEGQSTTRLVQRMAGEPTG from the coding sequence GTGAGACTCGATTTCGCAGCATGCCGCATCGCCGTCGTCGGCGACGTGATGCTGGATGTCCACATCGATGGCCACGCCACCCGCATTTCCCCCGAAGCCCCGGTCGCGGTGATGCGTCCGGCCTCGGAGCGGCGCGCCGCCGGCGGCGCGGCCAATGTCGCCGCCAATCTTGCCGCCCTCGGCGGCTGCGTGCGCCTGGTCGGCATCGTCGGTGCCGATGCCGAAGCGCACATGGTATGCGACCTGCTTGCCGGGCTCGGGGTGGTCGATACTTCGGGGTTGGTGACCGATCCCTCGCGCCCCACCATCACCAAGACCCGCGTCGCCTCCGGCCACCACCAGTTCGTCCGCATCGACCGCGAGGACAACCGCCCGCTCGATACCGCGCCGCGCGAGGCACTGATCGCCGCGGTGCAGGCGGCGGCGCGCTGGGCGCAGGTCATGGTGATCTCCGATTACGGCAAGGGCGTCTGCGCCGATGCGGTGCTGCATGCCGCCATCGCCGCGGCGCGCGCCGCCGGCTGCCCGGTGCTGGTCGATCCCAAGCGGCGCGACGTTGCCGTCTATGCCGGCGCCGACCTGATCACCCCCAATCGCCGCGAGCTCACCGAGGCGACCGGCCTGCCCTGCGACACCGACGCCGAGGCCGAGCGTGCCGCCGCCGCCATGATCGCGATCACCAATGCCGCCGTGCTGCTGACACGCTCGGAACTCGGCATGTCCTATTTCGCCCCGGGCACGCCGCCGATCCACCTGCCCACCGCTGCGCGCGAGGTGTTCGACGTCTCCGGTGCCGGCGACACCGTGGTGGCCACGCTCGCCCTCGGCATCGCCGCCGGCCTGCCCATGGCCGAGGCCATGCGCCTGGCCAACGAGACCGCCGGCATCGTCGTCGGCAAGATCGGCACCGCCGTGGTCACGCGCGCCGAGCTGCAGGCGGCGCTCGACCGTGCCGCGCATCCGCGCCGCATGCCCCCGCCCGGGGTCGTCGCCCTGGCCGACGCGATCCGCCAGCGCGAGGCATGGCGGCGGCAGGGGCTGGTGGTCGGCTTCACCAATGGCTGCTTCGACCTGTTGCATCCCGGCCATATCTCGCTGCTCGAACAGGCCGCCGCCGCCTGCGACCGGCTGATCGTGGCACTCAACAGCGATGCCTCGGTGCACCGGCTGAAGGGGCCGTCGCGACCGCTGCAGACCGAGGCGGCCCGCGCCCGCGTGATCGGCGCGCTGCGCCCGGTGGACCTCGTGCTGCTGTTCGAGCAGGACACGCCGCTTGCCGTCATCGAGGCGCTGCAGCCGGACGTGCTGGTGAAAGGTGCAGACTACACCATCGACACCGTCGTCGGCGCGGATGTGGTGCAGGCGGCTGGCGGGCGCGTCATCCTGGCGACGCTTGAAGAAGGGCAATCGACGACGCGCCTGGTGCAGCGGATGGCGGGGGAGCCGACGGGCTGA
- a CDS encoding NADP-dependent isocitrate dehydrogenase, protein MAKIKVKTPVVELDGDEMTRIIWGFIKDKLILPYLDIDLKYYDLGIEHRDQTDDQVTVDAANAIKQYGVGVKCATITPDEARVAEFGLKKMWRSPNGTIRNILDGTIFREPIICSNVPRLVPHWTQPIVIGRHAYGDIYRATETKIPGPGRVSLTYQPADGGPPQVLEVHDFKGPGVILGMHNTRASIEGFARASFNYGLLRNYPVYLSTKNTILKAYDGMFKDVFQEIYDREFREKFEAAGLTYEHRLIDDMVASSLKWSGGYVWACKNYDGDVQSDTVAQGFGSLGLMTSVLMSPDGQTVESEAAHGTVTRHYREHQKGRETSTNPIASIFAWTRGLAYRGQFDGTPDVTAFADTLERVCVETVESGFMTKDLAILISRDQPWLNTQDFLGKIDENLKKAMA, encoded by the coding sequence ATGGCGAAAATCAAGGTGAAGACCCCGGTCGTCGAACTCGACGGGGACGAAATGACCAGGATCATCTGGGGCTTCATCAAGGACAAGCTAATTCTCCCTTATCTTGATATCGATCTTAAGTATTACGATTTAGGTATTGAGCACCGCGACCAGACCGACGACCAGGTCACCGTCGATGCCGCCAACGCCATCAAGCAATATGGCGTCGGCGTGAAATGCGCCACCATCACCCCCGACGAGGCCCGCGTCGCCGAGTTCGGGCTCAAGAAGATGTGGCGCAGCCCGAACGGCACCATCCGCAACATCCTCGACGGCACCATCTTCCGCGAGCCGATCATCTGCAGCAACGTGCCGCGGCTGGTGCCGCACTGGACCCAGCCGATCGTCATCGGCCGCCATGCCTACGGCGACATCTACCGCGCCACCGAGACCAAGATCCCCGGCCCCGGCCGGGTGAGCCTCACCTACCAGCCCGCCGACGGCGGCCCACCGCAGGTACTGGAGGTGCACGACTTCAAGGGGCCGGGCGTGATCCTGGGGATGCACAACACCCGCGCCTCGATCGAGGGTTTCGCCCGCGCCAGCTTCAACTATGGCCTGCTGCGCAACTACCCGGTCTACCTTTCCACCAAGAACACCATCCTCAAGGCCTATGACGGCATGTTCAAGGATGTGTTCCAGGAGATCTACGACCGCGAGTTCCGCGAGAAGTTCGAGGCCGCCGGCCTGACCTACGAGCACCGCCTGATCGACGACATGGTCGCCTCCTCGCTCAAATGGAGCGGCGGTTATGTGTGGGCCTGCAAGAATTACGACGGCGACGTGCAGAGCGACACCGTGGCCCAGGGCTTCGGCTCGCTCGGCCTGATGACCTCGGTGCTGATGAGCCCGGACGGCCAGACCGTCGAAAGCGAGGCGGCGCACGGCACCGTCACCCGCCACTACCGCGAGCACCAGAAGGGCCGCGAGACCAGCACCAACCCGATCGCCTCGATCTTCGCCTGGACCCGCGGCCTGGCCTATCGGGGACAGTTCGATGGCACCCCGGACGTGACCGCCTTCGCCGATACGCTCGAACGCGTCTGCGTCGAAACGGTGGAAAGCGGATTCATGACCAAGGACCTCGCGATCCTGATCAGTCGCGACCAGCCCTGGCTGAATACCCAGGACTTCCTTGGCAAGATCGACGAGAATCTGAAGAAGGCGATGGCCTGA
- a CDS encoding nucleoside 2-deoxyribosyltransferase: protein MRVYLAGPDVFMPDPLDRAAALKAVCRRHGLTGVSPLDALADEPSDWAALAEARRIALRNEAHIRSCVALIANLTPFRGPSADAGTVFEVGFMRALGRPVFGWSNDPRLFADRTQAFLNGFARCTEAGWRDGEDMLLEDFALRDNLMIDGAVLASGGALFVADPPAQGRWSDLSAFEACVAALATALGQRG, encoded by the coding sequence ATGCGCGTCTATCTCGCCGGACCTGATGTCTTCATGCCCGACCCGCTCGACCGCGCCGCCGCCCTCAAGGCAGTGTGCCGGCGGCATGGGCTGACCGGTGTCTCGCCGCTCGATGCCCTGGCCGACGAACCGTCCGACTGGGCCGCCCTGGCCGAGGCGCGGCGGATTGCCCTGCGCAACGAGGCGCATATCCGCTCCTGCGTTGCCCTGATCGCCAATCTCACGCCCTTCCGCGGCCCGAGCGCCGATGCCGGCACGGTGTTCGAGGTCGGGTTCATGCGCGCGCTCGGCCGCCCGGTCTTCGGCTGGTCGAACGACCCGCGCCTGTTCGCCGATCGCACCCAGGCCTTTCTCAACGGTTTCGCCCGCTGCACCGAGGCAGGCTGGCGCGACGGGGAGGATATGCTGCTCGAGGATTTCGCCCTGCGCGACAACCTGATGATCGACGGGGCGGTGCTGGCCTCGGGCGGGGCGCTGTTCGTGGCCGATCCGCCCGCGCAGGGGCGCTGGTCGGACCTGTCCGCCTTCGAAGCCTGCGTGGCCGCCCTGGCGACCGCGCTGGGGCAGCGGGGATAG
- a CDS encoding 5-(carboxyamino)imidazole ribonucleotide synthase — translation MSTALPPNSTIGIVGGGQLGRMSALAAARLGYRCHVLTPEANSPAGQVASGVTLGEYEDPVALRAFAAAADVITFEFENVSAEGLDLLAALKPVRPAPAVLRISQYRLAEKSFLNSIGVQTTPWAAVDSLQELREAVARIGLPAVLKTARLGYDGKGQALLRTPDDLAPAFAALSPRPLILEGFVDFSAEISVVVARASDGSMAAFDTVENSHRDHILDTTLAPARVPERIAQAAQATARRVADGLDLIGLLAVEMFVTADGRVLVNEIAPRPHNSGHWTIDACPTSQFEMHIRAVAGLPLPPAVRHSDAVMKNLIGPGDMALWTEIVATPGLIPHHYGKVEARPGRKMGHVTRLFPKGGLPGAFGIAAALGPLAPRTTATEEPGI, via the coding sequence ATGAGCACCGCGCTCCCGCCGAATTCCACCATCGGCATCGTCGGCGGCGGCCAGCTTGGCCGCATGTCGGCACTCGCGGCCGCGCGGCTCGGCTATCGCTGCCACGTGCTGACGCCAGAGGCGAACAGCCCGGCGGGACAGGTGGCCTCCGGCGTCACCCTCGGCGAGTACGAGGACCCGGTGGCGCTGCGCGCCTTCGCCGCCGCGGCCGACGTGATCACCTTCGAGTTCGAGAACGTCAGCGCCGAGGGACTCGACCTTCTGGCGGCGCTGAAACCGGTCCGACCGGCCCCGGCGGTGCTGCGCATCAGCCAGTACCGGCTGGCGGAGAAAAGCTTCCTCAACAGCATCGGCGTGCAGACCACCCCCTGGGCGGCGGTGGACAGCCTGCAGGAACTGCGGGAGGCGGTCGCGCGCATCGGCCTGCCGGCGGTGCTGAAGACCGCCCGGCTGGGCTATGACGGCAAGGGTCAGGCGCTGCTGCGCACGCCGGACGACCTCGCCCCCGCCTTCGCCGCGCTCTCGCCCCGGCCGCTGATCCTGGAAGGCTTCGTCGACTTCTCGGCCGAGATCAGCGTGGTGGTGGCGCGTGCCTCCGACGGCAGCATGGCGGCCTTCGACACGGTGGAAAACAGCCACCGCGACCACATCCTCGACACCACCCTCGCCCCCGCCCGCGTCCCGGAGCGAATCGCCCAGGCGGCGCAGGCGACGGCACGGCGGGTGGCCGACGGGCTCGACCTGATAGGGCTGCTCGCGGTGGAGATGTTCGTCACCGCCGACGGCCGGGTGCTGGTCAACGAGATCGCGCCGCGGCCGCACAATTCCGGGCACTGGACCATCGACGCCTGCCCGACCAGCCAGTTCGAGATGCATATCCGCGCCGTCGCCGGCCTGCCGCTGCCGCCGGCGGTGCGGCATTCGGACGCGGTGATGAAGAACCTGATCGGTCCCGGCGACATGGCGCTCTGGACCGAGATCGTCGCCACCCCCGGGCTGATCCCGCACCACTACGGCAAGGTGGAAGCCCGCCCAGGCCGGAAGATGGGGCATGTGACGCGACTGTTCCCCAAGGGCGGCCTGCCCGGCGCCTTCGGCATCGCCGCCGCCCTCGGGCCGCTGGCCCCCCGGACGACGGCGACCGAGGAACCCGGCATCTGA